GATCTGTCCGCGCGCGCGTGGTTCGCCGCCGCCGCGGAGGCGCGCGGTCTGGACGTCGAGACCGACCGCAACGGCAACCTGTGGGCGTGGTGGGGCGAGCGCGACGCCGACGTCGTGGTGACCGGCAGCCACCTCGACACGGTTGTGCGCGGTGGCGCGTACGACGGTGCGCTCGGCGTCGTGTCGGCGTTGTCGGCGGTCGACGCACTGCGCGGGCGCGGCGTGCGGATCGGGTCGACGTCGCTGGCCGTCGTGGCCTTCGCCGACGAGGAGGGCGCGAGGTTCAACACACCGACGTTCGGCTCGGGGCTGCTGACCGGCCGTCGCGTCGCCGCCGACGTGCTGGGGCGTCGGGACGCCGCGGGGACCAGCGTGGAGGCAGCGTTGCGCCGCGCCCGCGTCGACCCCGACGGCGTCGGTCCCGATCCCGCACGCCTATGGCGTGTCACGGCGATGGTCGAACTGCACGTGGAACAGGGACGCCACCTGGTCGACGCAGGTGCCGGGGTGGCGCTGTGTGCGGGGGTGTGGCCGAGGGGCCGATGGCGCCTGCATGTCGACGGTGAGGCCAACCACGCCGGCACGACCGCGCTGGACGACCGCGCCGACCCGATGCTGGTCGCGGCCGCCGCGACCACCGCGGCGCGGTCCCACGCGGCCCGGCTGGGCTGCCGCGCGACCATCGGTCGCGTGGACGTGACGCCGAACGCCGCGAGCACGGTGCCGGCGCGTGTCACCGCG
This DNA window, taken from Euzebyales bacterium, encodes the following:
- a CDS encoding allantoate amidohydrolase; amino-acid sequence: MSTAGTTGFAALLADLARIGAHADAPGCTRLAWSDEDLSARAWFAAAAEARGLDVETDRNGNLWAWWGERDADVVVTGSHLDTVVRGGAYDGALGVVSALSAVDALRGRGVRIGSTSLAVVAFADEEGARFNTPTFGSGLLTGRRVAADVLGRRDAAGTSVEAALRRARVDPDGVGPDPARLWRVTAMVELHVEQGRHLVDAGAGVALCAGVWPRGRWRLHVDGEANHAGTTALDDRADPMLVAAAATTAARSHAARLGCRATIGRVDVTPNAASTVPARVTAFLDARAADDATLDGFYTRWRSDVSAAAAHHGCAATVDLDSRGAATTFDAALVDRLAERLGPSVPRIPTAAGHDAAVLAAQVPAAMLFVRNPTGVSHSPHEHADPSDCAAGVTALTDVLEDLIGR